Part of the Spirochaetota bacterium genome is shown below.
ACGCTTCTGTCCCTGGGACGCAGTGTTGTTGAAAAGATTCTCGTTATGCATAGAAAATATGTAATCATCCCGTTGTGGTCCCAGGGTTGTGGTCCCAAGGGCCAGATCCCTCGCGTACGACTGTTCCAGGAATTTTTCTATAAAACCCGCATCAGGATCGGGAAAAGTGCACTGATAGGTTAATCGCGGAGGCGGGTCATCAGCCGCAATTCCGGAATAGGCTTCAAGGAACAGGGGCTCGAACTCCGCGAGGAATTTATTCCTTGCCTTCAAAATAAGAGAAGCATGTTGGGCGAAGAGCGAATCCCAAGCCTGGATTTCATTTTTATTTATACGTCCCCTCGCCTTGCAAAGTTTAAGGGTTTTATTCCTTGAGGACAGAATACGCTTGAACTCCATTAAGCAATTGTAGTATGAAAGGTCCGTTCGAGAAAGAATGCCGTCGAAATAACGGCGCCGGGTGTCCGGGGGACCGCTGATTAGCATCACATCCGAGGGTGCGAACACTACCGAGGGTAATTTGCTGATATAATCAGATATTCTCTCTACACTCGTACCGTCGATTTTTGCCTTTTTATAAATTCTTCCATCCCTTGAAATACACCCGACCTCAAAACAGACCGGCCTGTCATTTCCCGTCTCTATCCTGCAGTGATATGAATTTTCGCCCCACATCATTATGTCAATATCCGGTACATTTCTGAAAGACCTTATGTTTGATACAATGGAAATCGCTTCAAGAAGATTGGTTTTCCCGGTGCCGTTGTTGCCGGCGATGATATTGCATTTTTCTGAAAAATCTATCCTGAGATTTCTGTAATTTCGGAAATTCTTTAAAATTAATGAGCG
Proteins encoded:
- the recF gene encoding DNA replication and repair protein RecF, with the protein product MFVRSLILKNFRNYRNLRIDFSEKCNIIAGNNGTGKTNLLEAISIVSNIRSFRNVPDIDIMMWGENSYHCRIETGNDRPVCFEVGCISRDGRIYKKAKIDGTSVERISDYISKLPSVVFAPSDVMLISGPPDTRRRYFDGILSRTDLSYYNCLMEFKRILSSRNKTLKLCKARGRINKNEIQAWDSLFAQHASLILKARNKFLAEFEPLFLEAYSGIAADDPPPRLTYQCTFPDPDAGFIEKFLEQSYARDLALGTTTLGPQRDDYIFSMHNENLFNNTASQGQKRTAAIALKCAESIIIDRKTGGKAVIMVDDVFSELDEHRRKNLLALIDRGNQVIFTMVYPERLLFNIGSACRLFNTNGRGEVSLV